From one Musa acuminata AAA Group cultivar baxijiao chromosome BXJ2-6, Cavendish_Baxijiao_AAA, whole genome shotgun sequence genomic stretch:
- the LOC135615131 gene encoding probable serine/threonine-protein kinase At1g54610 → MGCVLAKEASLSPTLSSSGRRRREKKHPVADGSKSQAALPGIEIAWQEDAECPDGKRHSRRRRQGPDPRLSSSPGHVHGELVAAGWPSWLSNVAGEAIKGWTPRRADTFEKIDKIGQGTYSNVYRARDMLTGKVVAMKKVRFDTMEPESVKFMAREILILRRLDHPNVVKLEGLVTSRMSCSLYLVFEYMEHDLAGLAANPKIKFTEPQVKCYMHQLLSGLEHCHSNGVLHRDIKGSNLLIDNEGLLKIADFGLATFFDPNHKHQMTSRVVTLWYRAPELLLGAIDYGVGIDLWSAGCILAELLAGKPIMPGRTEVEQLHKIFKLCGSPSEDYWKKSKLPHATIFKPQQPYKRCIKETFKDFPPSSLPLVETLLAIDPAERLTSTAALNCEFFSTPPYACEPSSMPKYPPSKEMDAKLRNEEARRLKAAGRKANSNVTKRTHTFNRAIRAVPPLEANAELQVNLDRRHLITHANAKSQSEKFPPPHQDGALGYPLESSYHMDPAFDPPETSFSTVFPHQKGGVTTWSGPLVDPVAVGDSGRKKQSAIKSWMPAKRKQPVGANATNETHKGTGISLVR, encoded by the exons ATGGGCTGCGTCCTCGCCAAAGAGGCCTCCCTTAGCCCCACGCTCTCCTCCTCTGGCCGCAGACGGCGGGAGAAGAAGCACCCAGTCGCCGACGGAAGCAAATCCCAGGCCGCCCTCCCTGGGATCGAGATCGCATGGCAGGAGGACGCGGAGTGTCCGGATGGGAAACGTCACTCGCGGCGCAGGCGGCAAGGACCCGACCCCAGACTGAGCAGCTCCCCTGGCCACGTCCACGGCGAGCTGGTGGCTGCCGGCTGGCCCTCCTGGCTCTCTAATGTCGCCGGGGAGGCCATCAAAGGCTGGACGCCCCGGCGTGCTGACACATTTGAGAAGATCGACAAG ATTGGACAAGGGACCTACAGTAATGTGTACAGGGCGAGGGACATGTTGACGGGCAAAGTTGTGGCAATGAAGAAGGTCAGGTTTGATACCATGGAGCCAGAGAGTGTCAAATTTATGGCGAGGGAAATCCTTATTCTGCGGCGGCTAGATCATCCCAATGTGGTGAAACTGGAAGGTCTTGTCACGTCCAGGATGTCCTGTAGTTTGTATTTGGTGTTCGAGTATATGGAGCATGACCTTGCTGGTCTTGCTGCGAATCCCAAAATCAAGTTCACTGAGCCTCAG GTGAAGTGTTATATGCATCAGCTTTTGTCAGGATTAGAGCACTGTCACAGTAATGGTGTGCTGCACCGTGACATCAAGGGCTCGAATCTTCTAATTGACAATGAAGGGTTACTTAAGATTGCGGACTTCGGCTTGGCTACATTCTTTGATCCTAACCATAAGCATCAAATGACCAGCCGAGTGGTCACTCTTTGGTACAGGGCGCCAGAGCTTCTCTTGGGAGCCATTGATTATGGTGTGGGTATAGATCTTTGGAGTGCGGGCTGCATTTTAGCTGAGTTGTTAGCTGGCAAACCTATTATGCCTGGGAGGACCGAG GTTGAGCagctgcataagatttttaagctTTGTGGCTCCCCTTCAGAGGACTATTGGAAGAAGTCAAAGTTGCCGCATGCCACAATTTTCAAACCCCAACAACCATACAAACGTTGCATAAAGGAGACATTTAAGGATTTTCCACCATCATCATTACCATTAGTTGAAACTCTTCTGGCAATTGATCCAGCTGAACGTTTAACTTCCACTGCTGCACTAAATTGTGAA TTCTTCAGTACTCCACCATATGCATGTGAGCCATCGAGCATGCCAAAATATCCTCCAAGCAAGGAGATGGATGCTAAATTGAGGAACGAAGAAGCGAGAAG GTTGAAGGCTGCTGGTAGGAAGGCCAATAGCAATGTTACAAAGAGAACACACACATTTAATCGAGCGATTAGGGCAGTTCCACCCCTGGAGGCCAATGCTGAGCTCCAAGTTAACCTTGAT AGAAGGCATCTGATCACACATGCTAATGCAAAGAGTCAGAGTGAGAAGTTCCCACCACCACACCAGGATGGAGCACTTGGCTACCCATTAGAGTCCTCATATCATATGGATCCTGCATTTGACCCCCCTGAAACTTCATTCAGCACAGTGTTTCCCCACCAGAAAGGGGGAGTGACAACATGGTCTGGACCATTGGTTGATCCTGTTGCTGTGGGCGACTCAGGACGAAAGAAACAATCTGCGATCAAGTCTTGGATGCCTGCTAAAAGAAAGCAGCCTGTTGGTGCCAATGCTACCAATGAAACTCACAAAGGTACGGGCATCTCTCTAGTCCGATAA